A genomic region of Gemmata massiliana contains the following coding sequences:
- a CDS encoding DUF1549 and DUF1553 domain-containing protein: MPRIAIPVLLALVASLIATPSRGIDTPAAKTHWAFQAPVRPPVPETQHPRSAVRNDIDRFILSRLDKEKLKPSPEADRVTLCRRLYLDLVGLPPTPKEVDEFVADKRADAYERLVEKLLASPHYGERWARWWLDAARFADSDGYEKDMSRQVWAYRDYVISAFNRDLPFDQFAIEQIAGDLLPNPTQDQIVATGFLRMSMLNEEGGVDPEQFRMDAMFDRMDAVGKAFLGLSVACAQCHDHKFDPISQEEYYRLFAYLNNDHEAQRVVYTAPERMAINRIRTQITEIETKLKEVNANWEKQFAKWEESVKKEPSWKIAAVENAGDNSQRYILQKDGSILAQGYAPTKFSTLMRGASPTKKITAFRIEQLNDPNLPCGGPGRSFMGTSALSEFIVEVEPAKEPGKRTKVKFVKAVADYANPERSLEPNFDDKVDRRRVTGPVEFAIDGKDDTAWGIDAGPGRRNVPRVAVFVPEKPIELPDGGTLHFNLKQMHGGWNSDDHMNNNLGRFRLSVTDDVKPDDQPLPPLVRKALAVPTAKRNPGQAQTVFAHWRTTASEFKDTNEKIEALWKEWPEGSTSLVAERRNDPRATSILKRGDFLRPGAKVSAGVPVFMHALPKDADASRLTLAKWLVDKKSPTTSRAIVNRVWQVYFGAGLMTSPEEFGLQGNKPTHPELLDWLASEFMNPTSSDSGKSAPSAWSLKHLHRLIVTSATYRQSSRVTPELLAKDPENKLLARGARFRTEGEIVRDIALAASGLLNTKIGGPSVFTPAPDFLFKPPASYGPFEWVEARGEDRYRRALYTFRRRSTPYPALTVFDVPVGEASCVKRTRTNTPLQALTGLNETIFVESARALGKRAVLEGGKTDTERLTFAFRLCVSRKPTADEIAILSTVLENTRKRFEEGEANAAEVATGTRDHDAKPEGLTFADWGAFTMVARVLLNLDETVTKE, from the coding sequence ATGCCACGAATCGCAATTCCGGTTTTGCTCGCGCTGGTCGCCAGTTTGATCGCCACACCCTCTCGCGGGATCGATACGCCTGCGGCGAAGACGCACTGGGCGTTTCAGGCACCCGTGCGCCCGCCCGTGCCCGAAACGCAACACCCACGGTCCGCAGTTCGCAACGATATCGATCGCTTCATCCTGTCGCGGCTCGACAAAGAGAAGCTGAAGCCGTCGCCGGAAGCGGACCGCGTTACGCTCTGCCGCCGCCTGTACCTCGATCTCGTCGGGTTGCCGCCCACGCCGAAGGAAGTCGACGAGTTCGTCGCGGACAAACGCGCGGATGCTTACGAGCGCCTCGTCGAGAAGTTGCTCGCGTCGCCGCATTATGGTGAGCGCTGGGCGCGGTGGTGGCTCGATGCGGCTCGCTTCGCCGATAGCGACGGATACGAAAAAGACATGTCGCGCCAGGTCTGGGCGTACCGCGATTACGTCATCAGCGCGTTCAATCGCGATCTGCCGTTCGACCAGTTCGCGATTGAACAAATCGCGGGCGACCTGCTCCCGAACCCAACGCAGGACCAGATCGTCGCGACCGGTTTCCTCCGGATGTCGATGCTGAACGAGGAGGGCGGGGTCGATCCCGAACAGTTCCGGATGGACGCGATGTTCGACCGGATGGACGCGGTCGGCAAAGCATTCCTTGGGCTGAGTGTCGCGTGTGCGCAGTGCCACGACCACAAGTTCGACCCGATCTCGCAGGAAGAATACTACCGGCTGTTCGCGTACCTCAACAACGATCACGAAGCGCAACGGGTCGTCTACACTGCGCCCGAACGCATGGCAATCAATCGCATCCGGACGCAGATCACCGAGATCGAGACGAAGCTCAAGGAAGTGAACGCGAACTGGGAGAAACAGTTCGCGAAGTGGGAGGAGAGTGTCAAAAAGGAACCGTCGTGGAAGATCGCCGCCGTCGAGAACGCCGGAGACAATTCGCAACGGTACATCCTGCAGAAGGACGGCTCGATACTCGCGCAGGGGTACGCGCCCACGAAGTTCAGCACACTGATGCGCGGTGCCAGCCCCACAAAGAAAATCACCGCGTTCCGGATCGAGCAACTCAACGACCCGAACCTGCCGTGCGGCGGCCCCGGACGGTCGTTTATGGGCACGAGCGCGCTCAGCGAGTTCATCGTGGAAGTGGAACCCGCGAAGGAGCCGGGCAAGCGCACGAAGGTAAAGTTCGTGAAAGCCGTCGCGGACTACGCGAACCCCGAGCGTTCACTGGAGCCGAACTTCGACGATAAGGTCGATCGGCGCCGCGTAACTGGCCCAGTGGAGTTCGCCATTGATGGCAAGGACGACACTGCGTGGGGCATCGACGCCGGCCCCGGTCGGCGGAATGTTCCGCGCGTCGCTGTGTTCGTGCCCGAGAAGCCGATCGAGTTACCGGATGGAGGAACGCTGCACTTTAACTTGAAGCAGATGCACGGCGGCTGGAACAGCGACGACCACATGAACAATAACCTCGGTCGCTTCCGGCTGAGCGTGACCGACGATGTGAAGCCGGACGATCAACCGCTCCCTCCTCTGGTTCGCAAGGCACTTGCGGTCCCGACCGCCAAGCGTAATCCGGGTCAGGCACAAACCGTATTCGCGCACTGGCGCACAACCGCAAGCGAGTTCAAGGACACGAACGAGAAAATCGAAGCGCTCTGGAAGGAGTGGCCGGAAGGTTCCACAAGTTTGGTCGCGGAGCGCCGTAATGATCCGCGTGCGACGAGCATTTTGAAGCGCGGCGACTTCCTCCGTCCCGGTGCGAAGGTGAGTGCGGGCGTCCCCGTGTTCATGCACGCTCTCCCAAAAGATGCAGATGCGAGCCGGCTCACACTTGCGAAGTGGCTCGTGGACAAGAAGTCGCCCACCACGTCGCGCGCGATTGTGAACCGCGTGTGGCAGGTGTATTTCGGCGCCGGTCTGATGACGTCACCCGAAGAGTTCGGTCTTCAGGGGAACAAACCCACGCACCCGGAATTGCTGGACTGGTTGGCTAGCGAGTTCATGAACCCAACAAGCTCCGATTCCGGTAAATCCGCACCGTCGGCGTGGTCCCTCAAGCATCTTCACCGCCTCATCGTGACCAGTGCGACGTACCGGCAGTCGTCGCGCGTCACACCGGAACTGCTCGCCAAAGACCCGGAAAACAAGCTCCTCGCGCGGGGCGCGCGGTTCCGGACTGAGGGCGAGATCGTGCGCGATATCGCGCTTGCCGCGAGTGGGTTGCTGAACACGAAAATCGGTGGACCGAGCGTGTTCACGCCCGCTCCCGATTTCCTCTTCAAGCCGCCCGCGAGCTACGGGCCGTTCGAGTGGGTGGAAGCACGCGGCGAAGATCGTTATCGGCGCGCGCTGTACACGTTCCGCCGGCGTTCGACACCCTACCCCGCGCTCACGGTCTTCGATGTGCCCGTCGGAGAGGCTTCGTGCGTCAAGCGCACGCGGACGAACACGCCGCTTCAGGCACTCACCGGACTGAACGAAACGATCTTCGTGGAATCGGCCCGCGCGCTCGGCAAACGGGCCGTTCTCGAGGGAGGCAAAACGGATACCGAGCGCCTCACGTTCGCGTTCCGCTTGTGTGTCTCGCGCAAACCCACCGCGGACGAAATCGCGATCCTCTCGACCGTGTTGGAGAACACCCGCAAACGGTTCGAGGAGGGCGAAGCGAACGCGGCCGAAGTCGCCACCGGCACTCGGGACCACGACGCGAAACCGGAGGGCCTCACCTTCGCCGATTGGGGCGCGTTCACAATGGTCGCGCGCGTGCTTCTCAACCTGGACGAAACCGTTACGAAAGAATGA
- a CDS encoding alpha/beta hydrolase produces MSRVWFALVFALALALPARGEEPPVVKLWPGKAPGETKDIGAEKFLEQKEPNDVKRLGNVSEPTITIYSPPKDKNTGTVVVVAPGGGYSILAIEHEGSDVCAWLNKLGVTAVLLKYRVPKRDAQTPENLAMVQDAQRAISLVRSRQKELGIDPTRVGMLGFSAGGHLTACTALTKKRMYDAVDKADEVFSHEPNFAILVYPAYLTDKQGKLKPEYEVKPDSPPMFFAHSSDDPVTSEGSVALYMALTKNKVPSELHLYASGGHGYGMKKTSHPSATWPDRAGDWLKARGLLDQPKPPTETGNKK; encoded by the coding sequence ATGTCGCGTGTTTGGTTCGCACTCGTATTCGCACTTGCCCTCGCGCTCCCCGCGCGCGGAGAGGAACCGCCCGTGGTGAAACTCTGGCCCGGAAAAGCACCGGGGGAAACCAAAGACATCGGTGCGGAGAAGTTTCTGGAGCAAAAGGAACCGAACGATGTGAAGCGGCTCGGCAACGTGAGCGAGCCGACCATCACCATTTACTCGCCACCGAAGGACAAAAACACCGGCACGGTGGTCGTTGTTGCGCCCGGTGGGGGTTACAGCATTCTGGCGATCGAGCACGAGGGCTCGGACGTCTGCGCGTGGCTGAACAAGCTCGGCGTCACCGCCGTGCTGCTGAAATACCGCGTGCCGAAACGCGACGCACAAACACCCGAAAACCTCGCGATGGTACAAGACGCGCAACGGGCGATTAGCCTCGTTCGCAGCCGGCAAAAGGAACTCGGCATCGATCCCACGCGCGTCGGGATGCTCGGCTTCTCCGCGGGCGGGCACCTGACGGCTTGCACCGCGCTCACCAAGAAGCGGATGTACGATGCGGTCGACAAAGCGGACGAGGTCTTCAGTCACGAACCGAACTTCGCGATCCTCGTCTACCCCGCGTACCTCACCGATAAACAGGGCAAGTTGAAGCCGGAATACGAGGTGAAGCCGGATTCGCCGCCGATGTTCTTCGCGCACTCGTCCGACGACCCGGTCACAAGTGAGGGGAGTGTCGCACTTTACATGGCGCTGACGAAAAACAAGGTCCCCTCGGAATTGCACCTCTACGCGAGCGGCGGGCACGGGTACGGCATGAAGAAAACTTCGCACCCGAGCGCGACTTGGCCCGATCGGGCCGGCGACTGGCTGAAAGCACGCGGATTACTCGATCAACCGAAGCCACCAACGGAAACCGGCAACAAGAAGTAA
- a CDS encoding HAD family hydrolase: MRFHALATDYDGTIAHDGVVDDDTLAALERLKKSGRKLVMVTGRELPDLLAIFPRLDLFDSTVVENGAVVYIPATKEVRVLVEPPPPAFAETLRTRGVTPVSTGHVIVATFEPHENTVLDTIRDMGLELQVIFNKGAVMVLPSGVNKATGLAAALTDLGLSPHNTVGVGDAENDHAFLKVCECSAAVANALPAVKDTADIVMLGKRGAGVTQLIDKMIADDLSDLKTLARHRVPVGETEDKQEETVDPAGAGLLVCGTSGSGKSTLTTALMEHIADAGYQVLVVDPEGDYTNLEFATVLGSHQHAPRPEDVGDALKDTKRSIVVNLLGVPLADRPAFFAQLLPRVLEEKARTGRPHWLVVDEAHHMLPTGPNAANLAAQLPDRGTLYITVHASAMEPAALQHVGTLLVIGGHPEKTIETFCKATGENKPKCPAIEGDKLPTGDAMVWRRGEKNAVIVHTKPPRTERKRHSRKYAEGNVGPERSFYFRGPEAKLNLKASNLFLFVQLADGVDDETWDFHRKSGDYSKWIRDQIKDNQLADELAEIEADSAAAPKDTRAAVRAAIEARYTLPSDVPSGKID; the protein is encoded by the coding sequence ATGCGGTTCCACGCCCTCGCTACCGATTACGACGGCACCATTGCTCACGACGGTGTTGTGGACGACGATACGCTCGCGGCCCTTGAGCGCCTGAAGAAATCCGGGCGCAAACTCGTGATGGTGACCGGCCGCGAGTTACCCGATCTGCTCGCGATCTTCCCGCGCCTCGATCTGTTTGATAGCACCGTCGTCGAGAACGGGGCGGTCGTTTACATCCCGGCTACCAAAGAGGTCCGCGTTCTCGTCGAACCCCCTCCACCCGCGTTCGCGGAAACGCTCCGCACGCGCGGAGTTACGCCGGTTTCTACCGGGCACGTCATCGTCGCCACGTTCGAGCCGCACGAAAATACCGTGCTCGACACCATTCGCGACATGGGTCTTGAGCTACAGGTGATCTTCAACAAGGGCGCCGTGATGGTGCTGCCGTCGGGCGTGAACAAGGCCACGGGTCTCGCCGCGGCGCTCACGGACCTGGGACTATCACCGCACAACACGGTTGGTGTTGGAGACGCCGAAAACGACCATGCATTCCTCAAAGTGTGCGAGTGCTCGGCCGCGGTCGCGAACGCGCTCCCCGCAGTGAAAGATACGGCCGATATCGTGATGTTGGGGAAGCGCGGCGCGGGGGTGACGCAACTCATCGACAAGATGATTGCGGATGACCTTTCCGATCTGAAAACACTCGCGCGGCACCGCGTTCCTGTGGGCGAAACCGAAGACAAGCAGGAAGAAACGGTCGACCCAGCGGGCGCCGGCCTACTGGTGTGCGGTACCTCGGGTAGCGGGAAATCGACGCTCACAACCGCGCTCATGGAGCACATCGCGGACGCGGGTTACCAGGTACTCGTGGTGGACCCGGAAGGGGATTACACCAACCTCGAATTCGCGACCGTTCTCGGGAGCCACCAGCACGCCCCGCGCCCCGAAGACGTGGGCGATGCTCTGAAAGACACGAAGCGCTCAATTGTGGTGAACCTGCTCGGTGTCCCGCTCGCGGACCGGCCCGCGTTCTTCGCGCAACTCTTGCCGCGTGTGCTTGAAGAAAAGGCTCGCACCGGGCGCCCGCACTGGCTCGTCGTGGACGAGGCGCACCACATGCTCCCCACGGGTCCGAACGCAGCGAACCTCGCGGCACAGTTGCCGGACCGCGGAACGCTGTACATCACCGTTCACGCGAGCGCAATGGAACCCGCCGCGCTCCAGCACGTCGGCACGCTGCTCGTGATCGGCGGGCACCCAGAGAAAACAATCGAAACGTTCTGCAAGGCGACTGGCGAAAACAAACCCAAGTGTCCCGCGATTGAGGGCGACAAGTTGCCGACCGGCGACGCGATGGTGTGGCGCCGCGGGGAGAAAAACGCGGTCATCGTCCACACGAAGCCCCCACGCACCGAGCGCAAGCGGCACTCGCGCAAGTACGCGGAGGGAAACGTCGGCCCGGAACGGAGCTTCTACTTCCGCGGCCCGGAAGCGAAGCTGAACTTGAAGGCGTCGAACCTGTTCCTGTTCGTGCAACTGGCCGACGGGGTGGACGACGAAACCTGGGACTTCCACCGTAAGAGCGGCGATTACTCGAAGTGGATTCGCGACCAAATCAAGGATAATCAACTCGCCGACGAACTGGCCGAGATCGAAGCGGACTCTGCGGCCGCTCCGAAAGACACCCGCGCCGCGGTTCGTGCTGCGATCGAAGCGCGTTACACGCTGCCGAGCGATGTCCCGAGCGGCAAGATCGATTGA
- a CDS encoding ROK family protein, whose amino-acid sequence MTTPKRPAKSASKGTKARKSGTPIKSVPVEPELPKPRSILVVDIGGTNLKVLVSGETEPRRHPSGPGFTPQQMVEIVRELAHDWKFDAVSIGYPGQVGEHGPRQEPGNLGPGWVGFNYAAAFERPVRIINDAAMQALGSYDGGRMLFLGLGTGLGSTLIAGNVIVPLELGNIPEPGGRTLGDVLGRRGMKQLGKKRWRRAVAWAVPALMAAMLADYVVIGGGNAKQIKVQPPGSRLSNNLTAFRGGFRLWHLDDVHTLRDGDEQPPEPPKIAEWRMI is encoded by the coding sequence ATGACCACGCCCAAGCGACCCGCGAAGAGCGCATCCAAAGGAACGAAGGCGCGAAAAAGCGGTACACCCATCAAGTCGGTTCCAGTGGAACCCGAACTGCCGAAGCCGCGATCCATTCTCGTGGTGGACATTGGCGGCACGAACTTGAAGGTACTCGTATCGGGGGAAACAGAACCGCGCCGGCACCCGTCTGGCCCCGGTTTTACTCCGCAACAGATGGTCGAGATCGTTCGCGAACTCGCGCACGACTGGAAGTTCGACGCGGTATCGATCGGGTACCCCGGTCAGGTAGGGGAACACGGCCCGCGTCAGGAACCGGGCAATCTTGGCCCCGGCTGGGTTGGGTTCAACTATGCGGCCGCGTTCGAGCGCCCGGTGCGGATCATCAACGACGCCGCGATGCAGGCGCTCGGCAGCTACGACGGTGGTCGGATGCTTTTTTTGGGCCTGGGTACAGGACTCGGTTCAACGCTGATTGCCGGGAACGTGATCGTGCCGCTGGAACTGGGCAATATCCCGGAACCGGGCGGGCGCACACTCGGCGACGTACTCGGGCGCCGCGGAATGAAGCAGCTTGGTAAAAAGCGCTGGCGCAGAGCCGTGGCGTGGGCGGTACCCGCGCTCATGGCAGCGATGCTTGCGGATTACGTGGTGATCGGCGGTGGGAACGCGAAACAAATCAAAGTTCAGCCACCCGGTTCGCGTTTGAGCAACAATCTGACTGCGTTTCGGGGCGGTTTTCGGCTGTGGCACCTGGACGACGTTCACACACTTCGCGACGGCGACGAGCAACCACCCGAACCCCCTAAAATCGCCGAGTGGCGCATGATCTGA
- a CDS encoding DUF4139 domain-containing protein gives MASKWLLVAPVAGALGLGAGVGADRLLSAAGEAKQDLKPATTLPVTRVVLFNSGVGYFSRSGEVDGDARVDLTFPESDVNDLLKSMVLEDFGNGRISAVSYDSREPIARTLSSFAINLNNNPTFADIIAQLRGERIEVAVSATAANQPGKLTGTIVGIEKQKIPVGTQTTDAEVLNMWCAEGMRAIKMSDIQSLRFSNPVIESEFRRALEVLALSHDSQKKAVQLHFAGEAKRKVQVGYVIDAPIWKTSYRLLLKEQEKPYLQGWAMVENPTDEDWSTVKMALVSGRPISFKMDLYNPLYINRPTVEPELFASLRPITYRGDMSGRAKAGEQAKQDRERLFLRGMNEAEKMGPLVTTDDPIAGNPRSGFRNQAVTFGASVNSPIIGGSGPGTVVDESLRRFAGQWGELNASQRAAIVRDFNRTLPDQYRPMVNNYFAALDRAHGYVDRIDASTVMNAATAGALGDFFQYTIDHPVTLPRQKSALLPIVGKNIEGTRVSIYNAGVQAKHPLLGLRLKNTSGAHLNQGPITVFEGSTYAGDTRVLDVQPNEERLLSYAIDLGTEVDPKAGAGQQKITSVKAVKGIVTTTTKATEETTYKAVNRSQTDRTLLIEHPNHASQQFKLVDTDKPTEDTPEVLRFQLSIKAGDTRSFTVKEERDGVSTIALTNGAEDQIRYFVSLNEISAGLKNKLNEALKLKGAWDYTARELNQVNGDLQRFTVDQDRIRKNLRETPKESEVYATYLKKLSDQEKEIDALTAKQKGLTADEFGARKKYEDFLANISD, from the coding sequence ATGGCGAGCAAGTGGCTACTGGTAGCTCCGGTCGCGGGCGCCCTGGGACTCGGTGCAGGCGTGGGCGCGGACCGGCTCCTGAGCGCCGCGGGCGAAGCGAAACAGGACCTCAAGCCTGCGACCACGCTGCCCGTCACGCGGGTCGTGCTGTTCAACAGCGGGGTCGGGTACTTCTCGCGTTCGGGTGAGGTGGACGGGGACGCGCGCGTCGACCTCACGTTCCCCGAAAGCGACGTGAACGACCTGCTCAAGAGCATGGTCCTCGAAGACTTCGGGAACGGGCGCATTTCTGCTGTGTCCTACGACAGCCGCGAACCCATCGCGCGCACGCTCAGCTCGTTCGCGATCAACCTGAACAACAACCCGACATTCGCAGACATCATTGCCCAATTGCGTGGCGAGCGCATTGAGGTCGCGGTTAGCGCGACGGCCGCAAACCAACCCGGGAAACTCACCGGGACTATCGTTGGAATCGAGAAGCAGAAAATCCCCGTGGGCACCCAAACCACCGACGCCGAGGTGCTCAATATGTGGTGCGCCGAGGGCATGCGCGCCATCAAGATGAGCGACATCCAGTCCCTCCGATTCAGCAACCCAGTCATCGAGAGCGAGTTCCGACGCGCGCTGGAGGTGTTGGCTCTGAGCCACGACAGCCAGAAGAAGGCGGTTCAGTTGCACTTCGCGGGCGAGGCCAAGCGCAAGGTCCAGGTCGGGTACGTGATCGATGCGCCCATCTGGAAGACCAGCTACCGCCTCCTCCTGAAGGAGCAAGAGAAGCCCTATTTGCAAGGCTGGGCGATGGTCGAGAACCCGACCGACGAGGACTGGTCAACGGTCAAGATGGCGCTCGTGAGCGGGCGCCCGATCAGCTTCAAGATGGACCTGTACAACCCGCTCTACATCAACCGCCCCACTGTCGAGCCCGAACTCTTCGCCTCGCTCCGGCCCATCACCTACCGCGGCGACATGAGCGGACGCGCCAAGGCAGGGGAGCAAGCGAAACAGGACCGGGAACGGCTTTTTCTTAGGGGCATGAACGAAGCAGAGAAAATGGGACCGCTCGTCACCACCGACGACCCCATCGCCGGGAATCCGCGTTCCGGCTTTCGGAACCAAGCCGTAACGTTTGGTGCCAGCGTTAATTCACCCATTATCGGTGGTTCGGGACCGGGTACGGTGGTCGATGAATCACTCCGACGATTTGCCGGCCAGTGGGGAGAACTAAACGCGAGCCAGCGCGCCGCGATTGTTCGCGACTTCAACCGCACTTTGCCCGATCAATATCGCCCAATGGTCAACAACTATTTCGCGGCATTGGACCGGGCACACGGGTACGTTGATCGTATCGACGCGAGCACAGTTATGAACGCCGCGACCGCGGGCGCGCTGGGGGATTTCTTCCAGTACACGATCGATCACCCGGTCACGCTCCCGCGCCAGAAATCGGCACTGCTCCCGATTGTTGGAAAGAACATCGAAGGGACGCGCGTCTCGATCTACAACGCGGGCGTTCAAGCGAAGCACCCGCTGCTCGGACTACGTCTCAAAAACACCAGTGGGGCGCACCTGAATCAAGGCCCGATCACGGTGTTCGAGGGGAGTACCTACGCTGGGGATACGCGGGTTCTCGACGTCCAGCCTAACGAGGAGCGCCTGCTCTCCTACGCGATCGATCTGGGCACCGAGGTCGATCCCAAGGCCGGCGCAGGCCAGCAGAAGATCACCAGTGTCAAAGCCGTGAAGGGGATCGTGACCACGACCACGAAGGCGACGGAGGAAACGACGTACAAGGCCGTGAACCGTTCCCAGACGGATCGCACGCTGCTCATCGAGCACCCGAACCACGCGAGCCAGCAGTTCAAGCTCGTGGACACGGACAAGCCGACCGAGGACACGCCGGAGGTGCTCCGGTTCCAACTCTCGATCAAGGCTGGGGACACCAGGTCATTCACCGTTAAGGAGGAGCGCGACGGCGTGAGCACGATCGCGCTGACCAACGGCGCGGAGGACCAGATCCGGTACTTCGTGTCGCTCAACGAGATCAGCGCGGGCCTCAAGAACAAGCTCAACGAGGCACTCAAACTCAAGGGCGCCTGGGACTACACCGCGCGCGAGCTGAACCAAGTGAATGGTGACTTGCAGCGGTTCACGGTGGACCAGGACCGAATTCGCAAGAACCTGCGCGAGACTCCCAAAGAATCTGAGGTGTACGCGACATACCTGAAGAAGCTCTCGGACCAGGAGAAGGAGATCGACGCACTCACCGCCAAGCAGAAGGGGCTCACGGCTGACGAGTTCGGCGCACGCAAGAAGTACGAGGACTTCCTCGCCAACATTTCCGACTGA
- a CDS encoding bifunctional riboflavin kinase/FAD synthetase: MATAYFDWSDYAPREFTGGAVTVGNFDGVHRGHQALVAEARQHAESVRGPVVVVTFDPPPHQVLHPGSERPPLTTLPQRAELLHAIGADHVVVLRTSPALLALSPEAFFEDVIVRQLGAKALVEGYDFRFGRGRTGTNETLQTMCADAGLKFTAIPQYSVGGEPVSSSRVRAALVSGDVSRAAELLNRPYRIVGTVVTGAQRGRTIGFPTANLDNVLTVLPGNGVFAVRATVDGVTHPAAANIGPNPTFGEDARKIEVHLIGFTGDLYGREMSVEFVARLRETKPFKGVGELTEQLKRDITRAQDVLSAEKVRAES, encoded by the coding sequence ATGGCGACGGCTTACTTCGACTGGTCCGACTACGCGCCGCGGGAATTTACGGGTGGGGCCGTTACCGTTGGCAACTTCGACGGCGTCCACCGTGGGCATCAGGCTCTCGTTGCTGAGGCCCGGCAACACGCGGAGAGTGTTCGAGGACCGGTGGTCGTCGTCACGTTCGACCCACCGCCGCACCAAGTGTTGCACCCCGGGTCGGAACGCCCGCCACTCACAACGCTCCCCCAGCGCGCGGAACTTTTGCACGCGATCGGGGCCGATCACGTCGTTGTGTTGCGCACCAGCCCCGCGCTCCTCGCACTGAGTCCCGAAGCGTTCTTCGAGGACGTTATCGTTCGGCAACTCGGTGCGAAGGCGCTCGTCGAGGGGTACGATTTCCGTTTCGGGCGCGGGCGCACGGGCACAAACGAGACACTCCAAACGATGTGTGCCGATGCGGGGCTCAAATTCACTGCGATCCCGCAATATTCGGTCGGAGGGGAGCCGGTTTCCAGCAGTCGCGTGCGCGCGGCGCTCGTGAGCGGAGACGTGTCGCGTGCGGCGGAACTGCTGAACCGCCCCTACCGTATTGTGGGGACGGTCGTAACCGGGGCGCAACGCGGGCGCACCATCGGGTTCCCGACCGCGAACCTCGACAACGTGCTCACAGTGCTGCCGGGGAACGGTGTGTTCGCTGTTCGCGCGACCGTGGACGGTGTCACCCACCCGGCCGCCGCAAACATCGGTCCCAACCCGACATTCGGCGAAGACGCGCGCAAGATCGAGGTTCACCTCATCGGCTTCACCGGCGATCTATACGGCCGGGAGATGAGCGTCGAGTTCGTCGCCCGGCTCCGCGAAACGAAGCCGTTTAAGGGCGTGGGCGAACTGACCGAGCAGTTGAAGCGAGACATCACGCGCGCTCAAGACGTACTGAGCGCCGAGAAGGTGAGGGCCGAGTCATGA
- a CDS encoding NifU family protein, with protein sequence MSLKERVEHALRVEIAPALLLDGAGIEVLEVEGGIASVRLSGVCAGCPATIMTVLTSLEDELRKKVPEVEILEAVP encoded by the coding sequence ATGAGCCTGAAAGAGCGCGTCGAACACGCACTGAGAGTCGAAATCGCCCCGGCGCTCCTGTTGGACGGCGCCGGCATCGAAGTGTTGGAGGTGGAGGGCGGCATCGCATCGGTGCGGCTTTCCGGTGTGTGCGCGGGGTGCCCGGCCACCATCATGACTGTACTCACCTCACTCGAAGACGAGCTGCGCAAGAAGGTGCCCGAGGTTGAGATTCTGGAGGCGGTACCGTAA
- a CDS encoding sugar phosphate isomerase/epimerase family protein encodes MRSVFLGYNTNGFAHHRLDDAIAILAELGYGGVALTPDVNHLDPEQANYAGRLALLRKDLLRYKLQPVIETGARFLLDSRRKHQPTLISPTPDERETRFDFLCECVQLAHELRAECVSYWSGTAIDGAAPSVLMDRLVEECKRLADVAAEKNVRLAFEPEPGMFIDTMDKFADLRARVNHPAFGLTIDIGHLVHNGELPVSKFLTDWKHVLWNIHIEDMRRRVHDHLMFGEGEVDFVDVFAGLRAANYTGGVFVELSRHSFDAVNTARKAKTFLDQHFGKSLR; translated from the coding sequence ATGCGGTCCGTGTTCCTCGGCTACAACACAAACGGCTTCGCTCATCATCGGCTCGACGACGCGATTGCGATTTTGGCGGAGCTGGGTTACGGCGGGGTCGCTCTCACACCCGATGTGAACCACCTCGACCCCGAACAGGCGAATTACGCAGGGCGGCTGGCGCTCCTCCGCAAAGATTTGCTCCGGTACAAGTTGCAGCCCGTGATCGAAACCGGCGCACGGTTCCTCCTCGATTCGCGCCGGAAGCACCAGCCCACACTCATCAGCCCCACCCCCGACGAGCGCGAAACGCGGTTCGATTTCCTCTGCGAGTGCGTGCAACTTGCACACGAACTGCGCGCCGAATGCGTGAGTTATTGGTCCGGCACAGCAATCGATGGCGCCGCGCCCTCTGTGTTGATGGACCGGCTCGTCGAGGAGTGCAAACGCCTCGCGGACGTTGCCGCGGAGAAGAACGTCCGGCTCGCGTTCGAGCCGGAACCCGGGATGTTCATCGATACGATGGACAAGTTCGCGGACCTACGCGCGCGCGTCAACCATCCCGCGTTCGGACTCACGATTGATATCGGCCACCTCGTTCACAACGGCGAACTGCCCGTCAGCAAATTCCTCACGGATTGGAAGCACGTTCTCTGGAACATCCACATTGAGGACATGCGTCGCAGGGTTCACGACCACCTGATGTTCGGCGAGGGCGAAGTCGATTTCGTCGACGTGTTCGCGGGATTACGCGCCGCGAACTACACGGGCGGTGTGTTCGTCGAGTTGAGCCGCCATAGCTTCGACGCAGTGAACACCGCGCGCAAAGCAAAAACCTTCCTGGATCAGCACTTCGGCAAATCTCTCCGGTGA